The Eubacteriaceae bacterium Marseille-Q4139 genome has a window encoding:
- a CDS encoding permease: MGVWDFIQDQVLGMKWLNGLIGRGLSVLGLDVNGRIGGSVQFFIYDVLKITVLLCVLIFIISYIQSYFPPERSKRILGRFHGIWANIVSALLGTVTPFCSCSSIPLFIGFTSAGLPLGVTFSFLISSPMVDLGSLVLLISIFGAKVAIVYVILGLIIAVVGGTIIEKLRMEKYVESFVLSAGKVDIESPDLTKRERLTYAKEQMLSTFKKVFPYILIGVGIGALIHNWIPESWIVTVLGSNNPFGVIIATIVGIPMYADIFGTIPVAEALLSKGAQLGTVLSFMMAVTTLSLPSLIMLRKAVKPKLLSLFIGICAVGIILVGYLFNAFQIILI; encoded by the coding sequence ATGGGAGTCTGGGACTTTATTCAAGACCAAGTGCTTGGCATGAAATGGCTAAACGGACTGATCGGGAGAGGTTTGTCTGTACTTGGTTTGGACGTGAATGGACGTATTGGTGGCAGTGTGCAATTTTTTATTTACGATGTTTTGAAGATCACAGTGCTGCTCTGCGTACTGATTTTTATAATTTCTTATATCCAAAGTTACTTCCCGCCGGAGCGTAGCAAGCGTATTTTAGGACGCTTCCATGGAATCTGGGCGAACATTGTGTCTGCCTTGCTGGGAACCGTGACACCATTTTGTTCCTGTTCATCTATACCACTGTTTATCGGTTTTACAAGTGCAGGATTGCCTTTGGGTGTAACATTTTCGTTCCTGATTTCATCTCCTATGGTAGATTTGGGAAGTCTCGTCCTGCTGATTAGTATTTTTGGCGCAAAAGTTGCCATTGTCTATGTGATTTTAGGGCTTATTATCGCCGTTGTCGGAGGTACAATCATCGAAAAATTACGCATGGAAAAGTATGTGGAAAGTTTTGTGCTGTCTGCGGGAAAGGTAGATATTGAATCTCCTGATTTGACGAAACGGGAGCGGCTTACTTATGCAAAAGAACAAATGCTTAGCACCTTCAAAAAAGTGTTTCCCTATATTCTGATTGGTGTCGGTATCGGTGCGTTGATACACAACTGGATACCGGAAAGCTGGATTGTTACGGTTCTGGGAAGCAACAATCCCTTTGGCGTAATCATTGCCACGATTGTAGGCATCCCCATGTATGCAGATATTTTTGGCACAATTCCCGTTGCGGAAGCACTTCTTTCCAAGGGCGCTCAGCTGGGTACGGTTCTGTCCTTTATGATGGCGGTTACAACCCTGTCGCTGCCTTCCCTGATTATGCTTCGCAAGGCTGTAAAACCCAAACTGCTGTCGCTGTTCATCGGAATTTGTGCGGTTGGAATTATTTTAGTGGGCTATTTATTTAATGCGTTTCAGATCATTTTGATTTAA
- a CDS encoding helix-turn-helix transcriptional regulator, which yields MRTEYQEQAKVFKALCDPKRLSILEQLRSGEKCACVLQEPLDLTQSGLSYHMKILCDSGIVVSRQEGKWTHYRLSTSGREYAVELLKKLTTPDTEEKRTCPKCG from the coding sequence ATGAGGACAGAGTATCAGGAGCAAGCGAAGGTGTTTAAGGCTCTCTGTGACCCCAAGCGTCTTTCAATCTTGGAACAGCTAAGAAGCGGTGAAAAGTGCGCTTGCGTCTTACAAGAGCCATTAGATTTAACGCAATCTGGTCTTTCATACCACATGAAAATCCTCTGTGACTCTGGAATTGTTGTCAGCCGTCAGGAGGGGAAATGGACACACTACCGCCTGAGCACTTCCGGCAGGGAGTACGCGGTGGAGCTGTTGAAAAAGTTGACAACCCCGGACACAGAGGAAAAACGCACTTGTCCAAAGTGCGGATAA